The following coding sequences lie in one Streptomyces xiamenensis genomic window:
- a CDS encoding GntR family transcriptional regulator, which translates to MARIPEARRVRDALEKAVVEGRYRPGQRLDPAQLEREFGCSRTPVREALQALERSGLVQIRAKQGTYVTELSVPELAERFEVMAELEGMAARLSARRIEREPLDDLGRALRECEKHALAGDADRYYYANADFHGIVYDSCGNEYLRQQVRALKRVLQPYRRLQLRVPDRMRRSLAEHRTIAQAITCGDAEAAEAAAREHVLVQVREFSQLVRTWRSLTQDVRPVP; encoded by the coding sequence ATGGCTCGAATCCCGGAGGCCCGGCGGGTACGGGACGCCTTGGAGAAAGCTGTTGTCGAAGGCCGCTACCGCCCCGGCCAGCGACTCGACCCCGCCCAGCTGGAGCGGGAGTTCGGCTGTTCCCGCACTCCGGTGCGTGAGGCCCTCCAGGCCCTGGAACGCTCGGGGCTGGTGCAGATCCGCGCCAAACAGGGCACCTACGTCACCGAGTTGAGCGTCCCCGAGCTGGCCGAGCGGTTCGAGGTCATGGCCGAGCTGGAGGGCATGGCCGCCAGGCTGAGCGCCCGCCGCATCGAACGCGAGCCCCTGGACGATCTGGGGCGGGCCCTGCGGGAGTGCGAGAAGCACGCGCTGGCCGGTGACGCCGACCGCTACTACTACGCCAACGCCGACTTCCACGGCATCGTGTACGACTCCTGCGGCAATGAATATCTGCGCCAGCAGGTCCGTGCGCTCAAGCGCGTCCTGCAGCCGTACCGGCGGCTGCAACTGCGGGTCCCGGACCGCATGCGCCGCTCCCTCGCCGAGCACCGCACGATCGCGCAGGCCATCACGTGCGGCGACGCCGAGGCCGCCGAGGCGGCCGCCCGCGAGCATGTGCTGGTCCAGGTCAGGGAGTTCAGCCAGCTGGTGCGGACCTGGCGCAGTCTCACCCAGGACGTACGGCCGGTCCCGTGA
- a CDS encoding malonyl-CoA decarboxylase domain-containing protein: MEHHDGWPLTDLFPAAGPGPEDPLEALLTACEVLMSDVGEASLRAVAARALTAYRALDDDGRLAFFTHVTTAYGVDADQVRAAFHQWEAARDGGLGGDTELVRLFDAVEPARQQLLRRLHHAPGATLALVGMREDLLRLARHHPPLRPLDHDFHHLLTSWFNRGFLRMARVTWQDAPPELRGRLLRGERVHPMADENALRRRLEPADRDLYAFFHPATGDVPLIFVEVALVRGLPDRVGPLLEPGPELDPAQADTAALYSINNALDGLAGVSFGSFLIKQVIEDVSERLPHLRRFATLSPLPGFRRWLTAQAGHDPRLRALRDELDALAGPQRISALPAAETERIRSRLLPALTRYIALGKRETDGRPLDPVARFHLGNGAAAWQLNWPADTSPTAWRQSYGAMINYRYEPERLERRHEDFVRHRTVALGGPMRDAHAAAARDTSGT, translated from the coding sequence GTGGAACACCATGACGGCTGGCCCCTCACCGACCTCTTCCCCGCCGCCGGCCCCGGACCGGAAGACCCGCTGGAAGCTCTGCTCACGGCCTGCGAGGTGCTGATGAGCGACGTGGGCGAGGCGTCCCTGCGCGCGGTCGCGGCCCGCGCCCTCACCGCCTACCGCGCACTCGACGACGACGGCAGGCTGGCGTTCTTCACCCACGTCACGACGGCGTACGGCGTCGACGCCGACCAGGTCCGCGCGGCCTTCCACCAGTGGGAAGCCGCCAGGGACGGCGGCCTGGGCGGCGACACCGAACTCGTCCGGCTCTTCGACGCGGTCGAACCGGCCAGGCAGCAGCTGCTGCGCCGCCTCCACCACGCGCCGGGCGCCACCCTGGCCCTGGTCGGCATGCGCGAGGACCTGCTCCGGCTCGCCCGCCACCACCCGCCGCTGCGGCCCCTCGACCACGACTTCCACCACCTGCTCACCTCCTGGTTCAACCGCGGATTCCTGCGCATGGCGCGGGTGACCTGGCAGGACGCGCCGCCGGAGCTGCGCGGGCGACTGCTGCGCGGCGAGCGGGTCCACCCGATGGCGGACGAGAACGCACTGCGCCGCCGGCTGGAGCCCGCCGACCGCGACCTGTACGCCTTCTTCCACCCGGCCACCGGGGATGTGCCGCTGATCTTCGTGGAGGTGGCGCTGGTACGCGGCCTGCCCGACCGCGTCGGCCCGCTGCTGGAACCCGGCCCGGAGCTGGACCCGGCGCAGGCGGACACCGCCGCGCTGTACTCGATCAACAACGCGCTGGACGGGCTGGCCGGGGTCTCCTTCGGCAGCTTCCTCATCAAACAGGTCATCGAGGACGTGAGCGAACGGCTGCCGCATCTGCGGCGCTTCGCCACCCTCTCCCCGCTCCCCGGGTTTCGCCGCTGGCTCACCGCCCAGGCCGGGCACGACCCGCGGCTGCGTGCGCTTCGGGACGAGCTGGACGCCCTGGCCGGGCCGCAGCGGATATCCGCTCTCCCGGCGGCGGAGACCGAGCGGATACGTTCGCGGCTCCTCCCCGCCCTGACCCGCTACATCGCGCTGGGCAAGCGGGAGACCGACGGGCGACCGCTCGACCCCGTCGCCCGCTTCCACCTCGGCAACGGCGCCGCCGCCTGGCAGCTCAACTGGCCGGCCGACACCTCGCCCACGGCCTGGCGGCAGTCGTACGGCGCGATGATCAACTACCGCTACGAACCGGAGCGGCTGGAGCGCCGGCACGAGGATTTCGTACGCCACCGCACCGTCGCTCTCGGCGGGCCGATGCGGGACGCCCACGCGGCGGCCGCACGGGACACGAGCGGAACGTGA
- a CDS encoding phosphotransferase: MIDSHHDIDEALVRALLREQHPDLAGRELRLAATGWSNQLWRLGEDLAVRLPRRESAAPEALKEQRWAPEVVPGLPLPVPLPVRAGAPSAHFPWHWSVVAWVPGEPADRAPITDGPHAAAELARFLRALHRPAPPGVPGHAYQAAPLRTLGVLPGMEDDPAVLAVQRDPALRAVWEDAVAAPDWSGTPVWLHGDLHPANVVVNGGTLAGVVDFGELCGGDPAIDLAAAWLLLPAGADVSFLAAYGAADEAAVRRARGLALTKALALIGIGRAGELGRPGGQPTWGPAGRAVIERLRGAAPAVHPLPE; encoded by the coding sequence ATGATCGACTCCCACCACGACATCGACGAGGCCCTGGTCAGGGCCCTGCTGCGGGAGCAGCACCCGGATCTCGCCGGGCGGGAGCTGCGGCTCGCGGCGACCGGCTGGTCGAACCAGCTGTGGCGGCTGGGGGAGGACCTCGCGGTCCGGCTGCCGCGCCGGGAATCCGCCGCCCCCGAGGCGCTCAAGGAACAGCGCTGGGCCCCCGAAGTGGTGCCGGGCCTGCCGCTGCCGGTTCCCCTGCCGGTACGCGCCGGGGCGCCGTCCGCGCACTTCCCCTGGCACTGGTCCGTCGTCGCCTGGGTGCCGGGGGAACCGGCGGACCGCGCCCCGATCACCGACGGGCCGCACGCCGCCGCCGAACTCGCCCGCTTCCTGCGGGCGCTGCACCGGCCCGCGCCCCCCGGTGTGCCCGGGCACGCCTACCAGGCCGCTCCGCTGCGGACCCTCGGCGTGCTGCCCGGCATGGAGGACGACCCGGCGGTCCTGGCCGTCCAGCGTGATCCCGCGCTCCGCGCCGTGTGGGAGGACGCCGTGGCCGCGCCCGACTGGTCCGGGACGCCGGTGTGGCTGCACGGGGATCTGCACCCCGCCAACGTCGTGGTGAACGGCGGCACCCTGGCCGGGGTCGTCGACTTCGGCGAACTGTGCGGAGGCGACCCGGCCATCGATCTCGCCGCCGCCTGGCTGCTGTTGCCGGCCGGGGCGGACGTGTCCTTCCTGGCCGCGTACGGCGCCGCCGACGAGGCAGCCGTGCGCCGGGCCAGGGGTCTGGCGCTGACCAAGGCGCTCGCCCTCATCGGCATCGGGCGGGCGGGAGAGTTGGGCCGGCCGGGCGGGCAGCCTACCTGGGGGCCGGCCGGCCGAGCGGTGATCGAGCGGCTGCGCGGCGCAGCGCCAGCAGTCCACCCACTCCCGGAATGA
- a CDS encoding TetR/AcrR family transcriptional regulator, giving the protein MTERARTAPAGPAKQRRGQHTVDRLLRAAFEVYRDAGPQGFTLPAVIEASGVSVGSLYHHFGSFDGLAATLFIRCKDDLLAALTDAVRPATSAKGAVTALVSGYLRWSAAHRTEALIIHASPYAGYLRAHTERVDAGRAPRVAELLEFFGPRLAAEGLRPLPPAQAEMLIMGPVTFAVTRWLAGTEGFDLEEAARTLPDRIWLSLGTVPAGP; this is encoded by the coding sequence GTGACGGAGCGGGCACGCACAGCCCCGGCCGGGCCGGCGAAGCAGCGGCGCGGACAGCACACCGTCGACCGGCTGCTGCGGGCCGCATTCGAGGTCTACCGGGACGCCGGGCCCCAGGGGTTCACCCTGCCGGCGGTGATCGAGGCGTCCGGGGTGAGCGTGGGCAGCCTCTACCACCACTTCGGCAGCTTCGACGGGCTGGCGGCCACCCTGTTCATCCGGTGCAAGGACGACCTGCTGGCCGCCCTCACCGACGCGGTACGCCCCGCCACCTCGGCCAAGGGCGCCGTCACCGCGCTCGTCAGCGGCTATCTGCGCTGGTCGGCGGCACACCGTACGGAGGCGCTCATCATCCACGCCTCCCCGTACGCCGGCTATCTGCGCGCCCACACCGAGCGGGTGGACGCCGGGCGGGCGCCCCGGGTCGCGGAGCTGCTGGAGTTCTTCGGGCCGCGGCTGGCCGCCGAGGGGCTGCGGCCGCTGCCGCCCGCCCAGGCCGAGATGCTGATCATGGGGCCGGTGACCTTCGCCGTCACCCGGTGGCTGGCCGGTACGGAGGGGTTCGATCTGGAGGAGGCCGCCCGGACGCTCCCCGACCGGATCTGGCTCTCCCTGGGGACAGTGCCGGCGGGGCCCTGA